Within the Nitrospinota bacterium genome, the region GTAACTTGGCGGTATTCACACTACTACAAGGGAAAACGCAACTTTCTCAAAATTCTTGAGTATGTTGAGAGATTGGTAAAGTATAGTTCTCTTGACGAGAAGCAGAAAATGAGTAAAGTAGCCTAAGTTCAGAATTAATTGACACAAATTTTACACAGGTTGAAAGAAGGGTTTAGGTAAATCATTGTAAATAAAGATGCCCCCGTAGCTCAGCTGGATAGAGCAACGGATTCCTAATCCGTAGGTCAGGCGTTCGAATCGCCTCGGGGGCATTCTTTAGGATTTCATACGGTTCCGTCGAGAATCGGAATCAGGAGACAGCTCCTGCTGAATTTATGGTCAGTGTGTTTGTGCTTGCGCTGTGGTTGGCTGTTGCGCTGAAAGTTGATTCTGTTCCCGACCCTGAAATGGTTATATTTGAGGAAGACACGAAACCATATGATGGACCAGAGACGGCACTGACATCACAAACACTGGTTGAGCTGTTATTGCCCCAGTATATTTTGCAGGCACGGTAAAGATGTTGAAGGCTGGTTTGTGCATCCAAATCGTAGGCGCGTTCCTTAAGTTGTATATATTGTGAGCCACTAACAACAGCAAGAATTCCTACAATAGCTATAACGATCAATAACTCTATCAAGGTAAAACCGGTTTGATTGTTAATTGAACCGTTCATGATAGCCTCGAATAGATTGGCGCATCCAGTGTAACCCAGTTTTGTCAATAATCTCAGATAATTAAAGGAACTATTTGACTTTAGCTTCCGGTATGAATAGATTGAAAGTCTTTATTAAGGCGTCAAAGCAACTGGGTTTCCATTAAATATTTAGTTCATAGTCAATGTGGGATAGAGAGAAAATTAAAAATTCGAATAAGAATCTTGAAGGCGCAAACCTGAAGAGTATGGATTTGTCCAATATGGATTTGAAAAATGCCAATCTCATTTCTGCCGATTTAGTCATGGCAGACCTTGAGGGCACAGATTTTACCGGGGCAAACCTTTTTTCTGTCAAAGCCATGCGTGCCAATTTAAAAAATACAAATTTGTCTGGAGCGACCTTGCAAAAATCCAACCTCACCCGGGCAAATATGGAAGGATGCAACCTTAACTCTGCTGATTTAATGGGAGCCAATCTTTCGCAGACTGTAATGGTTGGTTGTGACCTCATACGTGCCAGCCTGGTGGAGGCCAACCTTCTTGGAGTTGATCTATCAGGAGCAGACTTGACCGAAGCCAAACTTTCAGGACGTTATCAGAGGGAAGGTTATTTCAGTCGCGGTGCCAATATTGGAAAGGGAAAAATGGCCGGGACTAAAATGATTCGGGCCGATTTGGTTGCTGCGGAGTTGAATGGGACAGATTGCAGGGAAGCCGATTTTTCTGAAGCAAATTTAAGTGAGGCCAGCTTAAAACAGGCTTGTCTGGTTTCTACTAGTTTTGTAAACTCCAAACTGGGCGATGCGGATTTTCGTGGTGCAGATCTGACGGACTCTGATTTTGAGGGAGCAGAGCTTATTGAGACCAAATTTCAGGGAGTGGACCTTAGCAGAGTTAAAAATATTTCACCCCAGGAATTGGAACTTTCGATCATTGATAGTAATACCCAGATGCCGGATTATATTGAAGTGATCTGGACTTCTGAAGATACTTATAAATGTAAACAGAAAGTATGAAAGGTTTATAAGTTTAAAAATTTGGATTGATAGGGATAAGCAAGAATCGTTATGGAAAAGGCTAAAGCAAAATTTTGTATTGGACAATTGATATATCATAAACTTTTTGACTACCGTGGAATCATTTTGGGGG harbors:
- a CDS encoding pentapeptide repeat-containing protein; this translates as MWDREKIKNSNKNLEGANLKSMDLSNMDLKNANLISADLVMADLEGTDFTGANLFSVKAMRANLKNTNLSGATLQKSNLTRANMEGCNLNSADLMGANLSQTVMVGCDLIRASLVEANLLGVDLSGADLTEAKLSGRYQREGYFSRGANIGKGKMAGTKMIRADLVAAELNGTDCREADFSEANLSEASLKQACLVSTSFVNSKLGDADFRGADLTDSDFEGAELIETKFQGVDLSRVKNISPQELELSIIDSNTQMPDYIEVIWTSEDTYKCKQKV
- a CDS encoding prepilin-type N-terminal cleavage/methylation domain-containing protein encodes the protein MNGSINNQTGFTLIELLIVIAIVGILAVVSGSQYIQLKERAYDLDAQTSLQHLYRACKIYWGNNSSTSVCDVSAVSGPSYGFVSSSNITISGSGTESTFSATANHSASTNTLTINSAGAVS